TATTTTATTTTTTGTTCTTCTTTTTCTAAACTCTTTTTGTGGTGTTTGTAAAATTCATCAGCAGAAATATCAAATCCTATTTTTACAACTTTCTCCGCTTTTCTTATATTTTTTTGTTTAGAATAATCAAAATTATTAAAAACATTTTCAACATTTGAAATATTTTCAATCAAATAGGTATATTTCGTAAACTGCTTAAAACCATTCCAATAAAAAGGAAGCCAATTAGTTATTGAATAATCAAAAGCCTGAACAAACCACTGCAAATGTGCTAAGGATTCGATTAACTCTGATAAAATTTTCTTTTCAAAACTAATCTTTTTTGAATGGGATAAGCCATCAGGATATTTTATCCATGGTCCGAGTTTTTGAGTAAACATTGGCAAACGTGAAATCCTATATCCTACTTTAACTACATTCTCAAAAGGAAGTGAAGCGATAATTTCATTGTTTTGTTCCACAATTGCAACATCCCAATTCTCCTTACCACAAACAGCATCAAGCCACCAATCAGTTGA
Above is a window of Bacteroidota bacterium DNA encoding:
- a CDS encoding methicillin resistance protein; translated protein: MNTKDKYRELCKNEESITVFSTDWWLDAVCGKENWDVAIVEQNNEIIASLPFENVVKVGYRISRLPMFTQKLGPWIKYPDGLSHSKKISFEKKILSELIESLAHLQWFVQAFDYSITNWLPFYWNGFKQFTKYTYLIENISNVENVFNNFDYSKQKNIRKAEKVVKIGFDISADEFYKHHKKSLEKEEQKIKYSFSEFNKIYQACYKNNAGRTIFCYDKNDDIHSAIFFIWDNESAYNLVSTIDPDFKKSGSASLLIYEIIKFVTSKTKSFDFCGSMIEGVEQSFRRFGAKQIPYFQLSKVNSPIIKLLLFLRGVL